From the genome of Rathayibacter sp. VKM Ac-2759, one region includes:
- a CDS encoding branched-chain amino acid aminotransferase, with the protein MTLPLPLAQDLAFAVTPNPAPRSAEERAHILQAPGFGVHFTDHMVDLCWTRADGWHRPRVQPYGPLSLDPAASVLHYAQEIFEGMKAYRHADGSIWTFRPTANAARLQRSARRLALPELPTDLFVESLRQLIAVDGDWVPSEPETSLYLRPFMFAKEAFLGVRAAEKVAYYVIASPAGAYFSGGVAPVSIWLSTSYARAGKGGTGAAKTGGNYASSLLPQQEAYEHGCAQVLFLDSQESRWIEELGGMNVVLVKKDGTLVTPESDSILEGITRDSVLQLAEDRGHRVERRRVSIDEWRDGVASGDVVEVFACGTAAVITPIAELKGDGFSVGHEGAPAGALTMSLREELTDIQYGRREDTHGWMTRLDA; encoded by the coding sequence ATGACCCTCCCCCTCCCGCTCGCTCAGGACCTCGCCTTCGCGGTGACCCCCAACCCGGCCCCCCGCTCGGCCGAGGAGCGCGCGCACATCCTCCAGGCGCCCGGTTTCGGCGTGCACTTCACCGACCACATGGTCGACCTCTGCTGGACCCGCGCCGACGGCTGGCACCGCCCCCGCGTGCAGCCCTACGGCCCCCTCTCGCTGGATCCCGCCGCCTCGGTGCTGCACTACGCGCAGGAGATCTTCGAGGGCATGAAGGCGTACCGGCACGCCGACGGCTCGATCTGGACCTTCCGGCCCACCGCCAACGCCGCGCGGCTGCAGCGCTCGGCCCGCCGTCTCGCGCTGCCCGAGCTGCCGACCGACCTCTTCGTCGAGTCGCTGCGCCAGCTCATCGCGGTCGACGGCGACTGGGTGCCCTCCGAGCCCGAGACGAGCCTGTACCTGCGGCCGTTCATGTTCGCGAAGGAGGCGTTCCTCGGCGTGCGCGCGGCCGAGAAGGTCGCGTACTACGTGATCGCGAGCCCCGCTGGCGCCTACTTCTCGGGAGGCGTCGCCCCCGTGTCGATCTGGCTCTCCACCTCCTACGCCCGCGCGGGCAAGGGCGGCACGGGCGCCGCGAAGACCGGCGGCAACTACGCCTCGTCGCTGCTGCCCCAGCAGGAGGCGTACGAGCACGGCTGCGCCCAGGTGCTCTTCCTCGACTCCCAGGAGTCGCGGTGGATCGAGGAGCTCGGCGGCATGAACGTCGTGCTCGTGAAGAAGGACGGCACGCTCGTCACCCCGGAGTCGGACTCGATCCTCGAGGGCATCACGCGCGACAGCGTGCTGCAGCTCGCCGAGGACCGCGGCCACCGGGTGGAGCGCCGCCGGGTGTCGATCGACGAGTGGCGCGACGGCGTGGCCTCGGGCGACGTGGTCGAGGTGTTCGCCTGCGGGACCGCGGCGGTCATCACTCCGATCGCCGAGCTCAAGGGCGACGGCTTCTCGGTGGGCCACGAGGGCGCGCCGGCCGGCGCGCTCACGATGTCGCTGCGCGAGGAGCTGACCGACATCCAGTACGGACGTCGCGAGGACACGCACGGCTGGATGACGAGGTTGGACGCATGA
- a CDS encoding fumarylacetoacetate hydrolase family protein, translated as MKIARFATQRTGDNGGAILFGIVDEDELVVLAGDPMFAGFETTGERIPIAEAKLLAPVIPRSKVVGIGKNYSDHAAEMGGDAPAEPLIFLKPNTSVIGPDEAIVLPEDSQQVEYEGELAIVIGAVARNVRAEDFEEVVFGYTIANDVTARDLQKSDGQWARAKGYDTFCPIGPVIETELIWNESALETRVNGRRVQSGNTGDMIHGVPEIVAYVSRVFTLLPGDVILTGTPAGVGPIANGDTVAIDIEGIGTLFNPVIVRG; from the coding sequence ATGAAGATCGCACGATTCGCCACGCAGCGCACCGGGGACAACGGTGGCGCGATCCTGTTCGGGATCGTCGACGAGGACGAGCTGGTGGTGCTCGCGGGCGACCCGATGTTCGCCGGGTTCGAGACGACCGGCGAGCGCATCCCGATCGCGGAGGCGAAGCTGCTCGCCCCGGTCATCCCGCGCTCGAAGGTGGTCGGCATCGGCAAGAACTACTCCGACCACGCCGCCGAGATGGGCGGCGACGCCCCGGCCGAGCCGCTGATCTTCCTCAAGCCCAACACCTCGGTGATCGGGCCGGACGAGGCGATCGTGCTGCCCGAGGACAGCCAGCAGGTGGAGTACGAGGGCGAGCTGGCGATCGTGATCGGAGCCGTCGCGCGGAACGTGCGCGCGGAGGACTTCGAGGAGGTCGTCTTCGGCTACACGATCGCGAACGACGTGACGGCGCGGGACCTGCAGAAGTCGGACGGGCAGTGGGCGCGGGCCAAGGGCTACGACACGTTCTGCCCGATCGGCCCGGTGATCGAGACCGAGCTGATCTGGAACGAGAGCGCGCTCGAGACCCGGGTCAACGGGCGCCGGGTGCAGTCGGGCAACACGGGGGACATGATCCACGGGGTGCCCGAGATCGTCGCCTACGTGTCGCGGGTGTTCACGCTGCTCCCGGGGGACGTCATCCTCACCGGCACGCCCGCCGGAGTCGGCCCGATCGCGAACGGCGACACGGTCGCGATCGACATCGAGGGCATCGGCACGCTGTTCAACCCGGTGATCGTGCGCGGCTGA